A single window of Vigna radiata var. radiata cultivar VC1973A chromosome 4, Vradiata_ver6, whole genome shotgun sequence DNA harbors:
- the LOC106759341 gene encoding transcriptional repressor ILP1, translating into MSTAKSRNFRRRGGGDTEANDEDGDTSILSSRPPSSAKPKKPQVPKLLSFADDEDNENPRPRSAKPQRSTKPSSAHKITTHKDRIASSSPSVPSNVQPQAGTYTKETLRELQKNTRTLVTSSSSSRPEPKAPAEPVIVIKGLVKPVASEPQGRESDSEGDHKEVEGKLGGLGLHNGKDSFFPDEEMIKAIRAKRERLRQARPAAPDYISLDGGSNHGAAEGLSDEEPEFRGRIAILGDKVEGGKKGVFEEVEERRVGVRFKEEEEDDEEEEKMWEEEQFRKGLGKRMDEGSARVDVPVVQSSQQHKYVVPSAATVYGSVPNSAALVSPGIGGAIESMPALDVLSISQQAESARKALVENVRKLKDSHGRTMSSLSKTDENLSASLLNITALENSLVVADEKYRFMQKLRSYVTNICDFLQHKAFYIEELEEQMKKLHEDRASTIFERRTANNDDEIVEVEAAVKAAMSVLNKKGNIEAAKFAAQEAYTALRKQKDLPVKLDEFGRDLNLEKRMQMKIRAEASQRKRSQVFDSNKLTPMELDSHKIEGESSTDESDSESQAYESQRDLVLQAADEIFGDASEEYGQLSLVKERMEEWKREYLSSYKDAYMSLSLPLVFSPYVRLELLRWDPLHKGIDFSEMKWYKLLLNYGLPEDRKNFVHDDGDADLELVPNLVEKVALPLLHYEISHCWDMLSQQETKNAIAATKLIVDHVSHESEALTGLLVSIRTRLADAVANLTVPTWSPLVLVAVPDAARVAAYRFGVSVRLLRNICLWNDVFSMSVLEKLALDELLFGKVLPHLRIISENVQDAITRTERVIASLSGVWTGQSVIGDRKHKLQPLLTYVLSLGRILERRNVPESDTSYLARRLKKILVDLNEYDHARTMARTFHLKEAL; encoded by the exons ATGTCCACCGCCAAATCGCGCAACTTCCGCCGCCGTGGCGGCGGTGACACCGAAGCCAACGACGAAGACGGCGATACCTCCATCCTCTCGTCCAGACCCCCTTCGTCCGCCAAACCCAAGAAGCCTCAGGTTCCCAAACTCCTCAGCTTCGCCGACGACGAAGATAACGAAAACCCTCGTCCACGATCCGCAAAACCTCAACGTTCCACGAAACCCTCTTCCGCTCACAAAATCACAACTCATAAAGACCGAATAGCGTCTTCTTCCCCTTCGGTTCCTTCCAATGTCCAACCCCAAGCTGGAACCTACACAAAAGAAACCCTTCGCGAGCTTCAGAAGAACACCCGAACCTTGGTCACTAGCAGCAGCTCCTCTCGACCCGAGCCCAAAGCCCCCGCCGAACCTGTCATCGTCATAAAGGGCCTCGTCAAACCAGTAGCTTCGGAGCCTCAGGGTCGGGAATCGGACTCCGAGGGGGATCACAAAGAGGTTGAAGGAAAATTGGGTGGCTTGGGCCTTCATAATGGGAAGGACTCGTTCTTCCCCGATGAAGAAATGATCAAGGCTATTCGAGCGAAGCGGGAGCGCCTCCGGCAGGCGCGCCCTGCTGCACCGGATTATATCTCGTTGGATGGTGGCAGCAATCATGGTGCTGCTGAGGGGCTGAGTGATGAGGAGCCGGAGTTTCGGGGCCGGATTGCAATTTTGGGTGACAAGGTTGAGGGAGGGAAGAAGGGGGTTTTTGAGGAGGTGGAGGAGAGGAGAGTGGGTGTGAGGTTtaaggaggaagaggaggatgatgaggaggaggagaagATGTGGGAAGAAGAACAGTTCAGGAAAGGCTTGGGGAAGAGAATGGATGAAGGGTCTGCTAGAGTTGATGTTCCTGTTGTGCAAAGTTCTCAACAGCACAAGTATGTTGTTCCCTCTGCAGCAACTGTGTATGGTTCTGTTCCAAATTCCGCAGCATTAGTGAGTCCTGGCATCGGAGGAGCAATTGAATCGATGCCGGCTTTGGATGTCTTGTCCATATCGCAGCAAGCCGAGAGTGCGAGGAAAGCCTTGGTCGAGAATGTGAGGAAGCTTAAG GATTCTCATGGAAGAACTATGTCATCATTGAGTAAAACTGATGAAAATTTGTCTGCCTCACTTTTGAACATTACCGCACTTGAAAATTCATTAGTAGTAGCTGATGAGAAGTACAGGTTTATGCAAAAACTCCGAAGTTATGTCACAAATATATGTGACTTTTTACAG CACAAAGCTTTTTACATTGAAGAACTTGAAGAGCAGATGAAGAAACTTCACGAAGATCGTGCATCAACCATTTTCGAAAGAAGAACCGCTAACAATGATGATGAAATTGTGGAGGTAGAAGCAGCTGTAAAAGCTGCAATGTCAGTATTGAACAAGAAAGGTAATATAGAAGCTGCCAAATTTGCTGCTCAGGAAGCATATACTgctttaagaaaacaaaaagatcTGCCAGTTAAATTAGATGAATTTGGTAGAGATTTGAATCTTGAGAAACGGATGCAAATGAAAATAAGGGCTGAGGCTAGTCAACGGAAGAGGTCACAAGTATTTGATTCTAATAAGCTGACACCCATGGAATTGGATAGTCATAAAATAGAGGGTGAATCAAGTACTGACGAGAGTGATAGTGAGAGCCAAGCATATGAGTCACAACGTGATTTGGTGCTGCAGGCTGCTGATGAGATTTTTGGTGATGCTTCTGAGGAATATGGTCAATTATCTTTGGTcaaagaaagaatggaagaatggaaaagagaGTATTTATCAAGCTATAAAGATGCTTATATGTCATTGAGTCTTCCACTGGTCTTCTCTCCATACGTGAGATTAGAACTTCTGAGGTGGGACCCACTTCACAAGGGCATAGATTTTTCAGAGATGAAATG GTATAAATTGTTGTTGAATTATGGTTTGCCTGAAGATAGAAAAAATTTTGTTCATGATGATGGAGATGCTGACCTTGAACTTGTCCCAAACTTGGTGGAAAAGGTTGCGCTTCCTCTTCTGCACTATGAAATTTCCCATTGCTGGGACATGCTCAGTCAACAGGAAACAAAGAATGCGATTGCTGCAACAAAATTGATTGTGGATCATGTGTCTCATGAAAGCGAAGCTCTTACTGGTTTACTAGTTTCCATACGAACACGCCTGGCTGATGCTGTTGCTAATCTTACG GTCCCCACATGGAGCCCTCTGGTATTAGTTGCTGTTCCAGATGCTGCACGAGTTGCTGCATATAGGTTTGGTGTGTCTGTTCGATTGTTGAGAAACATTTGCTTGTGGAATGATGTATTTTCAATGTCAGTGCTAGAAAAGCTTGCTCTAGATGAGCTCTTGTTTGGTAAAGTTCTTCCTCACTTAAGAATCATATCAGAAAATGTTCAAGATGCGATAACGAGAACAGAACGGGTTATTGCTTCCCTCTCTGGGGTCTGGACTGGCCAAAGTGTCATTGGAGACAGAAA ACACAAATTGCAGCCCCTGCTGACTTATGTGCTGTCACTTGGAAGGATTCTGGAGAGAAGAAATGTACCAGAGAGTGACACAAGTTATCTTGCTCGCCGATTAAAGAAAATACTTGTTGACCTCAATGAATATGATCATGCTAGGACCATGGCTAGAACCTTCCATCTCAAGGAGGCATTATGA
- the LOC106758565 gene encoding ferritin, chloroplastic, giving the protein MALAPSKVSPFSGFSLSDCVGGAGRNPTCSVSLSFLNKKVESRNLGVSASTSPLTGVIFEPFEEVKKEELAVPTAPQVSLARQYYADECESAINEQINVEYNASYVYHSLFAYFDRDNVALKGFAKFFKESSEEEREHAEKLMKYQNTRGGRVVLHPIMNVPSEFEHVEKGDALHAMELALSLEKLVNEKLRNVHSVADRNNDPQLADFIESEFLSEQVEAIKNISEYVAQLRRVGKGHGVWHFDQSLLHDGHAP; this is encoded by the exons ATGGCCCTCGCCCCTTCTAAAGTTTCTCCCTTTTCTGGGTTCTCTCTCTCAGATTGTGTTGGGGGAGCCGGGAGAAACCCAACTTGTTCTGTTTCTTTGAGTTTTCTGAATAAGAAAGTGGAAAGCAGAAACCTTGGGGTTTCTGCCTCAACTTCGCCTCTCACTGGGGTGATCTTTGAACCCTTTGAGGAGGTTAAGAAGGAAGAGCTTGCTGTTCCCACTGCTCCACAGGTTTCGTTGGCTCGTCAGTATTACGCTGATGAGTGCGAATCTGCAATTAACGAGCAGATAAA TGTGGAATACAACGCTTCCTATGTGTACCACTCCTTGTTTGCATACTTTGACAGGGACAACGTAGCTCTCAAGGGATTTGCCAA GTTCTTCAAGGAATCtagtgaagaagaaagagagcaTGCTGAAAAGCTTATGAAATATCag AACACTCGTGGTGGAAGAGTTGTTCTTCACCCCATCATGAATGTACCCTCAGAATTTGAGCATGTAGAAAAGGGGGATGCATTACATG CAATGGAATTAGCTTTGTCTTTGGAGAAGTTGGTGAATGAGAAACTTCGGAATGTGCACAGT GTGGCAGATCGCAACAATGACCCTCAATTGGCAGACTTCATTGAAAGCGAGTTTCTGTCTGAACAG GTTGAAGCAATTAAGAATATATCAGAGTATGTGGCTCAACTGAGGAGGGTTGGAAAGGGTCACG GTGTGTGGCACTTTGATCAAAGTCTGCTTCATGATGGACATGCTCCTTGA